The Ziziphus jujuba cultivar Dongzao chromosome 1, ASM3175591v1 genome segment ggagcgaaccaagttttccgctgctgttgtgtttcgagaagtacttctgtactcttttatttcagtgtattatttctttcagccttgttgtatttctattgtttagcacttcttaaagctctgtatactattgggatacttgtgtttttatttatgcactggactgttgttgcttttgagaagtgctgaaatttgtggaacagtttgtagtttgcgggaggaataaggggatgaattcttgaagtgtgttttcagtgcaggtgatttgtggtaagtaaatcccttaggggaggctctgccagattttccgttggagggttcggtagggtttccctgggatcagggcttgtctagggttccggggaaggaattctggacgggtcctaacattTAAGGAGTGATAGAGAGGTGAGCAGGAATCACATTTTGAGGAATTTTGTTTAGAACATGGTATAGAGAGGTGAGCAGGAATCACATTTTGAGGAATTTTGTTTAGAACATGGTATTATACACCAAACAACCTCTCCTTGttcaccacaacaaaatggtgtagctgAACGGAAAAATCGTACTtcaaaagaaatgatgaattccTTATTGCTTATATCTGGTTTACCACAAAATTTGTGGGGAGAAGCTTTATTGACTTCTAATCAAATTCTAAATAAGTTACCTCATaagaaattagataaaatacCATATGAGTTATAGAAAGATAGAAAACCTACATATAAGTACATGAAAATGTGGGGATATCTTGCTAAAGTTGCAATACATTTTCCCAAAAAGGTCAAAATAGGACCTAAAACTATTGATTGTATTTTCATTGgctatgcacaaaatagtagtgcgTATCAATTTTTGATGTATAAATCTGATATTCCTGACATACATGTTAACACCACTATAGAATTGAGAACTGCATCTTTCTTTGAAGATATTTTTCCttacaaaacaagaaaaatagaTTAGTTCACTAAAAACGTCTCATGAGGATATAGTTACCAGTAATCAAACTCAAAGAGACACAAATGAAGGGAAAGAGGATGAACCAAGACGTAGTATGAGACACTTAAGTCATTTGGTCCTGATTTTATGACTGATTTGTTGGAAAATAAACTTCAAACCTTCAAAGAAGCAATGTCAATTCCTGGAGTTCCATTTTGGAAGGAAGCAATTGataatgaaattgattccataatGCAAAACCATACATGAGAGTTGGTAGATCTTCCACCTGGTACTTAACTATTGGGttataaatggatttttaagAGGAAATTAAAACCAGATGGTACCATTGATAAATACAAAGCTAGACTGGTGCTAAAGGTTACAAGCAAAAGGAAGGCTTGGactattttgatacttattcacCAGTAACTAAAATTACatcatttgaattttgattgcaATAGCAGCTTTCTATAATCTTgaaatacatcaaatggatgtaaaaTCTGACTTTTTAAATGGAGATCTAGAAGAAAAGATCTATATGAAACAATCAGAGGGGTTTATAGTTCCAGGACAATAAAAGAAAGTGTGCAAACTGGTTAAGTCGTTGTATGGATTAAAACAAGCACCAAAACAATGGCATGAGAAATTTGATAATGTAATGATGACAAATGGCTTCAAAATTAATGAGTGTGATAAATGTGTATATTATAAAAGCACTCAAAAAGGGTATGTCATGATTTGcttatatgtagatgacatactaaTAATGGGTAGCAATATGGAAATTATTAAAGCTACTAAAAGGATGTTGATtaataagtttgatatgaaagatctaggTAAAgttgatgtgattttaggtattAAAATTACTAAGACATTAGATGGAATAGCTATGTAACAATCTCATTACATTAAAAATGTACTTGAGAAATTTGATAAGTATGATGAAGGTTCAGCAAAAACTCCTGTTGACATAACTTTATACCTAACTGAAAATCATGGTCAAAGTGTATATCAACTAAATTACTCTAGAATTATAAGAAGCCTAATGTATATCTCAAATTGCACACAACCAGATATAGCTTATGCTGTTAATAAATTAAGTAGATTTATTAGTAACCCAAATAAAGATCATTGGAAAGCGTTGATTAGAGTTTTGAAATACTCAAGATATACAATGACATATGGGTTACACTATATAAGATATCCCACTGTGTTAGAAGGATATTGTGATGCTAACTAGATATGAGACACAAAAAACTCAAAGTCCACAAGTGGATATGTGTTTACACTTGGAGGTGTTGTTGTATCATGGAAGTCTTCAAAATAGACTTGTATTGCAAGATCAACTATGGAATCTGAATTTATGGCTTAAGATAAAGCTGGAGAAGAAGCCGAATGGCTTAGAAATTTTTCAGAAGATATTCCAAATTGGTTAAAGCCTGTGCCTGCTATATGTATTCATTGTGATAGTCAACCACCAATTGGTAGGGCACAAAATAATAGGTATAATGGTAAATGTCGACATATACATCAAAGACATAATATCATTCGACAACTTGTTTATAATGAAATCatgaatattgaatatataaaatcaaaagacaacctAGCGGATCCATTTACTAAATGTCTAGAGAGCAAGTTTATAAGTCATTGAGGCGAATGAGACTAAAGTCTAAATTTAATGAATCATCATAAACGGAAACCTAACCTAGCTGAATGGAGATCCCAGggtctaggttcaatgggacaacatAAGTATGTATGATTCACAAGAAATATTGTGAAgtattaaaagagaaaatactTCTTCCCATTTCTAAGGTGAAATAGTATTGCCTACAGTGTGTTATTAGGATAAATTATACTTTTAATGATGTCTATATCTTGGAAATCCAAGTGAAATATGGCAGGATATTTCTTATAGACAGTCACCTCTATAAGTGTAGAAGCGGGGCTGCTTCTATGAGAATTATAAAAGGCGTAATTCACTAAAGCACTTATGAAAACCAGGTTATTCAAGgtcaaaatgaacacaacaatgAGAACAAATTTTGTGCAGAAAAGGAATTGTGTGTTGGTTATTGTCTCAGTTTACACCAAAAGTTGACAATTCAAAGCATAATGCATATTTATCAACTAGGTAACTCGATAATTATTCACTAAGGAAGATTTAAAGCCAAAAGCTATCTATCCTGATGCAATTTCTTTTCATTAAACCCTCTATAGTGTTTGCATAATCAACTTGCATTAATTTCTATTCATATGGGGATTGTAGGAATTTtgtgaatagaaattataaatattatttatttatctagttaccataatacttaaaatactagaattttattttaaaaaaataaataaaataataagaaatagtATTCTAATGAAAGAACACGACTCCAGAGTGGAAAGTTGCCTCTTATTTGAAACGAAGTAACTTTTATCGCTTcgtatattttgaaatattgagTCTTTTCATATAGGTGCAATCTTTcctataataacaattattttctATGACTGAAACATagaatagaaagaaatattcGTTATTTTGGCtaatcattcattcatataaAACACAAAGAatgagagaaataaaaaattgttcgTTGTTTTGGAGAATTTGGAGTGCTACTATTCTCAGAAAGTagtcgttgtatcctgggagacattCACCATCTATTAGACCGTTGAGCACCAGTGCGAGGCGAAAGTTGTCTTAAGGCCAAAGAATCAAATTCTTGCCTCGACTAATAGGTTTTTCTATTATCTTCTTCTTATATGTGTATTTGGGGTTTATGTATTTAGTAGTAGAAACCCATATTTagaataacatatttttctatgtagatttttaattttcaagaaaAGCCAACTAAGTGATATgagtactctctctctctctctctctatatatatatatatatatacacaaatttcCAGTTTTAAATAAagctaattaataattttcacatatatatggCAACAAATGATAATGGTAATGAAATGTAGAATTTTTGAGTAAGAGATCCTGCCCTTGTTCAGAAAAGAGATAGGGGAGGTAACTTCAATACCTAATTTTCCAGAGATAGGAAGTATGACATATGCAATGGGACGTACATACCATTCAGGATATGCCAActagaaaatataaatgatcCAAAACCCTCCTAAGGCCATTAAAATCTTGTCCTCCTAAGGCCACTAAAATCATTGCTGTTGTTTGTATTGGTTTTAAGGTGTCTCATATCTTTGGTGAAGGAAGCATGGTGGCTAATTGTTTATCCAAGTTTTCTATTACTTCTTCTAAGCAAAAATGGTCTTTTATTATGCCACGTGATTGTCATCAATATCATGTCAATGATCTTTGGGAGATAGAATTTTTTCgcttttcttagtttttttttatgtttttagggggttgtattattcatactctTGTCCCCATGAAGGTTTTCCCTTCGGGTTTTTACTTCACGGGCTTTAATGAGGCTAGTGGGttcctttttatatttaatttatttctaggCTCCTCTTTAGAGGGtgcctttttcttttgtatGAGCTGCTTTTATAGTATTCTGCTGGatagttttactttttttcttattttatttcttaataatatAATAGCTTTGGTGGTTTTTATCGTTTGGTAGGATGCTTACATAGTAGGGATGCTCCTACAATTTGGACTATCTTGGCTACATGTTTCtgattatggttattattattgttattactactACTGCTCATGAGTTGGCATATAATACATATGTTATTGATAAGAGGTTAGGACTTGAGGCATTTACAGTGTCTGCTTGCTGTAAGCCTAAAAGATAGATTAAAGAGGAGTGTGTCTATTAAGTACTACtgtatttgtttatgttttacGGGTTAAATGATTCAAAGGATCATATGAATCAACAGAAACTATGTTAGATGTTAGTAATATGATCAAACACAGTACTATCACCGTGTATAGATCTTGAAAACATTGTTGTAACACGCCGTCCTGAAAAATGcttgaaattttaaaactttgaccGAGTTTGACCAACTAGACAGTTTAAGAgcccaagtttgactttttgtacagtcaatattttagtttgaccaATATGTCATTGTGTAGAGTTcattgatacaagttcatagattggtagcatgccaaattctgagtttcGGATAAAAAGTTATCGTTCTAAGACATTTTAAACATCCATTTTATATCAATGTCCAAATTAGTACTAGATTTTTATTTGTAAGTGACCCAAGACCTTATAAAAATGTTGGAAAACATGCCCAACAAGGAATAAAGTCCAAAATACTTGTTTTATCCCTTAAACTAGGGAAAATTCTCTCCAGACCTAAGGATCTGAACTGGGTCGTTTCCAACCCCATTTAACACCCAATCGGGTTGTCACCATTTTTCCCAAATACGGCCACCTTTCTCATACACGTGCCACACATCAAGGAAGACCACCCAACGGCGATctcagccgtgaaatttcatggtgaATAGCTGGCTAATGCACCTAGATAGGGCCTGTGAAGTTGGCACAGCCGGCGAAGTGGGTCATCGaagtttttttgtgttttccggcTATTTCAGCCAAACCCACTCACCCTTTCctccatttttggacccttgAACCCATTTCCATGCTCCATTTGTTAAGATTCCCCATTGTTTAAAAGATACATCAACGGGGAGTTTAGTCGAGTTTTGTAACAAGTTTTTGGGCCTCCAGTGATACTTTTGGACTGAGATAAGTACACCATTATGTTTTTTATCTCTTAGGCTTTCCATTGGtataaagtttatgaattttaaacATCGTTGGATAATTTTCCATTATAGGTGTCAACGTAGAGTTGACATGATGGTGCTTAGATTGGTGAAGAATCACACAAAGAAGAATCCTACAAATACGTTTAGAAATGTTATCACACCAAAAAAGTTGAAGCTATAAAAAGATATAACTACAATAGATGATAAGTGACTGGCAGTTTTGAAATTTGGTTGAAGGGGAAAATATATGAGGTCTAGCACATTAGAATTTTTCCTTATTGTGTAAGTTTACTTGTTGACCAAATTTACTTGGTCATCAGGTAAGTTTCTAAAAAAGGCAATCTTGTAAGTCTATAAATAGCTGCTAAGCTTTTCAATCTTATATCATAGACAACACAAAATTTTAAACGCTCCAAAGAGAGagtttttaagaatttttttatttttcattttatttttttataaattgatttctAGAGAAccattttcttctcaatttttgtgtttttgttttctttgtttattttggatttttcatTGTTAGAAAATCGCAACAACAACCTGGTTTCTTACTTGGTAAAGACACTGTTGTAGAAGATTCTTCATCAAGCAAGCTTGAATCCTCTTCAACTAATGGAATTACTGCAACTCTTTTATCACCTCGATAGAGTTTTGAAATTACAGGTCATTTATATCGCACTTTTAGTCATCAATACATGCATTTCATGGTTCACATATTTTAAGCATTTCAATGTGAGAGATCAAATCTCTTCCTCTAAGATTAGTGGCATGGAAatttaaaagaaccaaaaatatCTGCAGAAATTGACTACTCAGGAGTTAAGATGTAGATAAAGTGACCCTAAAATTACCAAGCATGCGAGCTTTGTGCTCTAGCAGGTTTTCAATgtggttttaaaattattgtttttgagaaacacaaaaaaaaaatatatatatatatatatatataaaataaaaaatcaaaaactaacACAATCTTTTTCCAAAAACTTTCTTTAAAgttttattgattaaataagtaTATCCTATagtttaacaaaaattttaaactttttttcatcttttgggAATCCAACAAATTCTGTCAGTGCGTCTGTGGAAAATTTCATCAGTAAGTCGAAAAAGATTTATATCTATTCTACcctttattttgttgtttttttcttaaaaattttacaagacAAGAAGAACTTGCATATATGACAATAATTGTGGGACCAAATGCTTTGAAGCCACAAAAAAAAGCACCACCGACGTCTCAATCGGGATGGGTCTTCCATACTCGTTTTATTAAATTCCAGTTAAAGGATGTTATCAAAGTAGCAATATCAAACGTCAAGTCAATAGTCTAATCCTTAAAACTTAATTACCGATAGAAGGTAAACCCATAAGACATTCATATAAAGAAAACAATCAATTAACGCATTTGGACAATTTAATAACTGGCACATATTATGAGTTTATTTTTCCAcgtagatttttaattttcaacaaaAGCCAACCAAGTGATATGAGTTTAcactacatatatacatatatatatatatatatatatatatatcaacaaatTTCCAGTTTTAAATAAAGCCAATTAATAATCTTCACATATATTTATGGTAACGATAATGATAATGAAATTAGAATTTTCAGTTTGAAATGTAGAATTTTTAAGCCGACCAATCATTTATCATTGTAACATCAACCATAATTACCAGAACTCGTCCTATGCGTCAAGGTTTATCTACGCCTGTCTCTACATATATCTAAGAAGAGAGGTCCAGATTCTAGCCAAAGAAGAAATGGAGATTCTTTCTTTTACATCCTTATTAAGTACCATACTAATCCTTTGCTCCTCTGAGTCATCTATAGCCCTTGACACCATTTCTGGAACCCAAACAATCACTGAAAACAGCACCTTGATTTCCAAACATGGAAAATTCGAACTGGGTTTCTTCAGTCCAGGTAGTTCCACAAACAGGCATGTGGGAATTTGGTACAAGGATATTCCAGGTAAAACTATTGTTTGGGTGGCAAACCGGCAGAAGCCAATCAACGACTCTTCGGGGACTTTGATGATTAACAGAACAGGGCATCTTGTCCTTCTCGGacagaacactagtactgtTGTTTGGTCAGCAAAACCAAACAAACCAATCCAGGCTACTCTAGTATTACAGCTTTTGGATAGTGGAAATCTAGTCCTAAGAGATGAGAATTCAGAAGAGAGCTATCTTTGGCAAAGTTTTGATTATCCTGGTGATACTTTATTACCAGGTATGAAGCTGGGTTGGGACTTGAAAGCTGGCCTTGAAAGGCGTTTAGTATCTTGGAAGAGCTCTAATGATCCTTCTCCTGGAGACTTTAGCTGGCGGATTGAACTTTCTAGCTACCCTGATTCTGTCATGTGGAAAGGCTCCGACAAGTACTGCCGGAATGGCCCATGGAATGGCCTTCGTTTCAGTGGTCAACCAGAACTAAAACCAAACCCTCTATtcaagtttgaatttgtttccaATAAAGATGAAGTTTACTACATTTTTTACCTCCAAGATGGATCTGGAAAAACCAGGATTGTTGTGAACCAGACAAGTGGTTATAACCGGGAACGCTACGCTTGGGATTTAGCGATTAAAAGTTGGAAAATATATGCGTCAGTGCCAATAGACAACTGCGACAAGTATGCTCAGTGTGGTGCCTATGGAAACTGTATCACTGGGGAATCCCCAATTTGCCAATGTTTAAAGGGTTTCAAGCCAAAAGGAAACTTTATCAACTGGTCTCAAGGATGTGTACGGAATAAACAATTCAGCTGCGAGGACAAACATTCATCTGGGTTTCTCAAAATTCGTGGTTTGAAATTGCCAGATACTACGTATACTTGGGCAAATGCAAATTTGAGTCTCAAGGAATGCAAAGTCCAGTGCTTGAGTAATTGTAATTGTACAGCTTACACAAATTCTAATATCACAGGAAGAGGAAGTGGCTGTGCCATGTGGTTTGGAGACTTGATTGATATTAGAGAGGTTAAAGATGGACAAGATCTATATATTCGAGTGCACGCTTCAGAGTTAGGTATGAGATTGCTTTTTTATATGCACATTCCTCGACTAGTATTACCATGAAATAAATAGATATGATCTTTATTTTACATATGTTTTGCCTAACGGCTCTGTTTTCTTCAGAATTGAAAACTTTCCATGTTTtagcttcttttttgttttcttcaagCTGTGATGATTTAATGACACTTCTGTATGGTCCAAAATTAAATGTGAAGGTAGAAGCAGTGAGCATAAGGTGAAAATAGTTGTGATAGTTTTGGCTGTCTTTGTTGTGGTCTGTGGAATATTCTTGCTCGCTAATTACATCCGCAAAGTCAGGACGAGGAAAGACTTAGAAGGTAAAAGTCAAGCACTTTAAACACACATagacacatacacatatattcTCATAGAGAATGAAGTTTTCATTCTGTACATACCAGATGATAAATTAGTAACTGCATCCAATCTCCAAAAAATTCCAATTGTTTCAAACTTTCTCTATTTGGAATGGAATTTTTACAAAATCTCCGTGAATAGGATCAAACCTTATTCTATGGTATTTACATGACATTCCTCATTCTTATATATGCATATCCATGTTCAATTCTTGAAATCCACAAATCATCCcacttttactatttatttgagttgctaCTAACTCCAACTCATTCAATACTTTTGAGTTGATATATGTATCCTTATCTGCTGAATTCCACTAGGAATAGTTAGTGTGCCTGCCAAACTTATCCTGCAGCTTACTGGACACCCTAAATCAAGAAAGGTTGACAAAAATGTAATATTTGGTTTCATTTgcataaacattttttgtagTCATATAGTTGTTCACATTGTGCTTAGTTGACCACGAACTCgtgatcattattattattagatccTAGATTCATAGCTTCCATGCTTATGAAATTTTTGATTTGATATGCAGCTTCCATATTAAACGAAGTTAAtgtatccaatcaaaacatCCCATCTTCTGTTGCATTTTCCATTTCTTAATGTGAAATCACCTTTCTGTCTTTTTCAGACAATGCAGGAACCAGTGCAATAATGAACAATCAGAACAACGAAAGCCAAACACAAAACCTAGAGGTGCTATTCTTCAACTTAGATAAGATTGTTAAGGCCACTAACAACTTCTCAAGCAGCAATAAACTTGGAGAAGGTGGTTTTGGACCTGTTTACAAGGTAACTCCAACATGCTCAGAACTATCCAAAGCAGCAATAGTCATATGTATCATAATCCTTCTACAAATAAATGTTCAGGGTACACTAGAAGATGGGCAAGAAATTGCTGTGAAAAGGCTTTCAAGGAGTTCATTACAGGGAGTTAACGAATTCAAAAATGAAGTAATTTTGATTGCCAAACTCCAACACCGAAATCTGGTAAAGCTTCTTGGTTGTTGCGTTcaaggggaagaaaaaatgcTGGTTTACGAATACATGCCTAATAATAGCCTGGACTCcttcatttttggtttgtttatcTCACAAGAGCttcataagtttaattagattAATACTCTAAATTTCCATTAAAACATTATACATAATTCTCAATGTTGATGTTTATAATTTCAATGAGGTTCTTTTCAGACACAACAAAAAGTATGCTCTT includes the following:
- the LOC107431124 gene encoding G-type lectin S-receptor-like serine/threonine-protein kinase At4g27290 isoform X1 yields the protein MEILSFTSLLSTILILCSSESSIALDTISGTQTITENSTLISKHGKFELGFFSPGSSTNRHVGIWYKDIPGKTIVWVANRQKPINDSSGTLMINRTGHLVLLGQNTSTVVWSAKPNKPIQATLVLQLLDSGNLVLRDENSEESYLWQSFDYPGDTLLPGMKLGWDLKAGLERRLVSWKSSNDPSPGDFSWRIELSSYPDSVMWKGSDKYCRNGPWNGLRFSGQPELKPNPLFKFEFVSNKDEVYYIFYLQDGSGKTRIVVNQTSGYNRERYAWDLAIKSWKIYASVPIDNCDKYAQCGAYGNCITGESPICQCLKGFKPKGNFINWSQGCVRNKQFSCEDKHSSGFLKIRGLKLPDTTYTWANANLSLKECKVQCLSNCNCTAYTNSNITGRGSGCAMWFGDLIDIREVKDGQDLYIRVHASELGRSSEHKVKIVVIVLAVFVVVCGIFLLANYIRKVRTRKDLEDNAGTSAIMNNQNNESQTQNLEVLFFNLDKIVKATNNFSSSNKLGEGGFGPVYKGTLEDGQEIAVKRLSRSSLQGVNEFKNEVILIAKLQHRNLVKLLGCCVQGEEKMLVYEYMPNNSLDSFIFDTTKSMLLDWSKRFNIICGVARGILYLHQDSRLRIIHRDLKASNILLDNEMNPKISDFGMARTFGGDQSVGNTNRVAGTYGYMAPEYAVDGLFSVKSDVFSFGILLLEIISGKRNKGFYHQTNDFNLIGLAWKLWKEGRPLELMSPCFKDPINHPEVLHWIHIGLLCVQEHPEDRPSMSYVVAMLGSESSLPQPKQPAFSSGKVTVRADSSSSKARSSSTNEMTVTDLEPR
- the LOC107431124 gene encoding G-type lectin S-receptor-like serine/threonine-protein kinase At4g27290 isoform X2, with translation MEILSFTSLLSTILILCSSESSIALDTISGTQTITENSTLISKHGKFELGFFSPGSSTNRHVGIWYKDIPGKTIVWVANRQKPINDSSGTLMINRTGHLVLLGQNTSTVVWSAKPNKPIQATLVLQLLDSGNLVLRDENSEESYLWQSFDYPGDTLLPGMKLGWDLKAGLERRLVSWKSSNDPSPGDFSWRIELSSYPDSVMWKGSDKYCRNGPWNGLRFSGQPELKPNPLFKFEFVSNKDEVYYIFYLQDGSGKTRIVVNQTSGYNRERYAWDLAIKSWKIYASVPIDNCDKYAQCGAYGNCITGESPICQCLKGFKPKGNFINWSQGCVRNKQFSCEDKHSSGFLKIRGLKLPDTTYTWANANLSLKECKVQCLSNCNCTAYTNSNITGRGSGCAMWFGDLIDIREVKDGQDLYIRVHASELDNAGTSAIMNNQNNESQTQNLEVLFFNLDKIVKATNNFSSSNKLGEGGFGPVYKGTLEDGQEIAVKRLSRSSLQGVNEFKNEVILIAKLQHRNLVKLLGCCVQGEEKMLVYEYMPNNSLDSFIFDTTKSMLLDWSKRFNIICGVARGILYLHQDSRLRIIHRDLKASNILLDNEMNPKISDFGMARTFGGDQSVGNTNRVAGTYGYMAPEYAVDGLFSVKSDVFSFGILLLEIISGKRNKGFYHQTNDFNLIGLAWKLWKEGRPLELMSPCFKDPINHPEVLHWIHIGLLCVQEHPEDRPSMSYVVAMLGSESSLPQPKQPAFSSGKVTVRADSSSSKARSSSTNEMTVTDLEPR